CACGATAGAATATATCAACGATACTATCGAAGCTCTCAAAACTATGGAAAAGGATTCCTCCAAATTCATAACGGAAAAAGGAATCCTGGCCCAAATCAAACGAGCTCCTTACGGAGTTGTACTCTGCATGGGCCCGTTTAACTATCCGTTAAATGAAACATTCTGTACTTTGATACCAGCACTTGCGATGGGGAATACAGTGGTATTCAAACCTGCGAAATTCGGAGTGCTCCTCCTCGAACCTTTGCTGGAATGTTTTCAGAAAGCCTTTCCGAAAGGAGTCATCAATACATTGTATGGCGACGGGGCCAAAGTGGTTTCTCCCATTATGGAATCGGGCAAAGTGGATGTATTCGCATTTATAGGTTCCAGCACGACTGCAAATATCATCACAAAAAAACACCCAAAACTCAATCGCCTAAGATCTGTTTTGGGATTGAATGCGAAAAATCCTGCCATCCTACTTGAGGACTGCGATTTGGATGCTGTAGTTCCGGAAGTTTTAGCGGGCTCGCTTGCCTACAACGGACAAAGATGTACCGCACTCAAAATCATTTTTGTTCCGGAAAAACTAGCGGAACCGTTTTTGGAAAAATACCTTACCTTATTGAAAACCTGGAAAAGAGGAATGCCCTGGGAAAAAGATATTATGCTCACTCCCCTTCCCGAAGAAGGAAAAACGAAATGGCTTACCGAACTCATTGAAGATGCGGTAACTCACGGAGCAAAAATTCACAACTCGAAAGGCGGAATGGTCACCGAGTCCTTCATGAACCCAGCGGTATTATATCCTGTTTCCAAACAAAGCAGAGTTTATCATGAAGAACAATTCGGTCCCATCGTTCCGATTGTCCCCTATGAAAATATAGAAGAGACTTTGGAATATGTGAGGGATTCCAATATGGGACAACAAGCAAGCATATTCGGGAAGGATGCGAAAACCATCGGCCTGTTAGTTGACAGACTGGTAAACCAAGTGGCAAGAGTCAATATCAACGCACAATGCCAAAGGGGACCTGATAGTTTTCCATTTACGGGAAGAAAGGATTCTGCCGACGGAACTCTTTCCGTAACGGATGCTTTGAGAGTATTTTCCATCCGAAGTCTGGTTGCCACAAAAGACGAAGAATCCGGCAAAGAAATCATCCGCAAAATCGTAGAAACGAAATCTTCCCGATTTATAGGAACGGAGACCAAGTTTTAAGACATAATTCGGTTTTTCCCTAATCTTTTTCCTTGGCAAAGAAAAGGATTAAGATTGCTATTTTGGGCTCAAGAGCTAGCTTAAATGTAGAGATTTTCTCTACGAGAATCCAATGAACCTAAACCGA
The nucleotide sequence above comes from Leptospira kobayashii. Encoded proteins:
- a CDS encoding NADP-dependent glyceraldehyde-3-phosphate dehydrogenase: MSFSFPKKDLIPKEFQISPKHQKHYLMDGELRTWAGKTETVLSPIFLETETGLEQVVLGSYPSFGEAEALEALDSAVKAYNQGAGEWPQSTVEQRIAAIENFISLMQTKREEIILFLMWEIGKTHKDSIKEFERTIEYINDTIEALKTMEKDSSKFITEKGILAQIKRAPYGVVLCMGPFNYPLNETFCTLIPALAMGNTVVFKPAKFGVLLLEPLLECFQKAFPKGVINTLYGDGAKVVSPIMESGKVDVFAFIGSSTTANIITKKHPKLNRLRSVLGLNAKNPAILLEDCDLDAVVPEVLAGSLAYNGQRCTALKIIFVPEKLAEPFLEKYLTLLKTWKRGMPWEKDIMLTPLPEEGKTKWLTELIEDAVTHGAKIHNSKGGMVTESFMNPAVLYPVSKQSRVYHEEQFGPIVPIVPYENIEETLEYVRDSNMGQQASIFGKDAKTIGLLVDRLVNQVARVNINAQCQRGPDSFPFTGRKDSADGTLSVTDALRVFSIRSLVATKDEESGKEIIRKIVETKSSRFIGTETKF